In the Arachis ipaensis cultivar K30076 chromosome B10, Araip1.1, whole genome shotgun sequence genome, one interval contains:
- the LOC107624175 gene encoding 60S ribosomal protein L44 has product MVNVPKTKKTYCKSKECRKHTLHKVTQYKKGKDSIAAQGKRRYDRKQSGYGGQTKPVFHKKAKTTKKIVLRLQCQGCKHVSQHPIKRCKHFEIGGDKKGKGTSLF; this is encoded by the exons ATG GTGAACGTTCCAAAGACAAAGAAGACCTACTGCAAGAGCAAGGAATGCAGGAAGCACACACTGCACAAGGTTACCCAATACAAGAAGGGTAAGGATAGCATTGCTGCTCAAGGAAAGCGTCGTTATGATCGCAAACAGTCCGGTTATGGTGGTCAGACTAAGCCCGTCTTCCACAAGAAG GCAAAAACCACCAAGAAGATTGTCCTGAGGCTGCAATGCCAGGGTTGCAAGCATGTGTCTCAACATCCAATTAAG AGGTGCAAGCACTTTGAGATTGGTGGTGACAAGAAGGGAAAGGGAACCTCTCTGTTCTAG
- the LOC107621853 gene encoding putative clathrin assembly protein At1g03050, with protein sequence MAPSSFRKAIGAVKDTTSIGLAKVGSSTSLADLDVAIVKATRHNEYPAEEKYLREILSLTCYSRVFISACVNTISRRLSKTRSWTVALKSLVLIQRLLAEGDPAYEQEIFFSTRRGTRLLNMSDFRDHSRSGSWDFSAFVRTYALYLDERLDFKMQSRRGKHGKLGFDDDVYKERFIERHRERGSDSDGDRDRDRERVYRDRDIDRDRERERERDRDRGRDRDRDIDKDRDRDRDRDRDREVVVRSTPVKDMTLDKLYYKMHHLQLLLERFLACRPTGAAKDHRIVIVALYPIVRESFQLYYDITEILGVFLDRFPEMEAVDCSKVYDIFCRVGKQFDELDVFYIWSKNIGIARFSEYPEIEKITPKKLEIMEEFIKGKLVLPQNNQQEKNEVKAAKEPEPEPEEDMNAIKALPPPEASISEAPAKEEPKKEPEVEKPVQMEANLLNLGDQTITCEDQGDKLALALFDGALPAATGATQALPWHAFDEAEDWETALVQSGSNLSNQKPALGGGFDTLVLNGMYQRAEMTTSMQGPGYGVSGSASSVALGSAGRPAVLALPAPPTSGSGLSSGSVDPFAASLSMAPPSYVQMSEIEKKQKLLLEEQLMWQQFEMDRSQGQAAFLKQQHQQHNKNPYFGGYPQNYGNYQR encoded by the exons ATGGCTCCAAGCTCATTCAGAAAAGCCATTGGGGCAGTGAAGGATACAACAAGCATAGGCCTAGCCAAAGTTGGAAGCAGCACCTCGCTTGCCGACCTTGACGTGGCAATCGTGAAGGCGACGAGGCACAACGAATACCCGGCCGAAGAGAAGTACCTTAGGGAGATCCTGAGCTTAACATGTTACTCTCGCGTATTCATCAGTGCTTGTGTGAATACCATCTCAAGACGTCTGAGCAAGACTAGAAGTTGGACGGTGGCTTTGAAAAGTCTTGTGTTGATTCAAAGGCTGCTAGCAGAGGGTGATCCTGCCTATGAGCAGGAGATATTCTTCTCAACTCGCCGTGGGACTCGCCTTCTCAACATGTCTGATTTTCGCGACCACTCAAGATCCGGTTCATGGGACTTCTCTGCATTTGTGCGCACCTACGCCCTGTATCTAGATGAAAGACTTGACTTCAAGATGCAAAGCCGCCGTGGGAAGCACGGCAAATTGGGTTTTGATGATGATGTGTATAAAGAAAGGTTCATTGAAAGGCATAGAGAAAGAGGAAGCGATAGCGAtggagacagagacagagacagagaaagAGTCTACAGGGATAGAGACATAGACAGAgacagagaaagagaaagagaaagagacagGGATAGAGgcagagacagagacagagacaTCGATAAGGACAGGGACAGGGACAGGGACAGGGACAGGGACAGAGAAGTTGTTGTAAGATCTACACCAGTTAAAGACATGACACTGGATAAACTTTACTACAAGATGCATCATTTACAATTGCTGCTTGAGAGATTTTTAGCATGTCGTCCCACAG GGGCAGCAAAGGACCACAGAATTGTGATAGTTGCTCTATATCCGATTGTGAGGGAAAGTTTCCAATTGTATTATGATATAACAGAAATATTGGGTGTCTTCCTTGATCGCTTCCCCGAAATGGAGGCAGTGGATTGTAGCAAGGTATATGACATCTTCTGTCGTGTTGGAAAGCAATTCGACGAGCTAGATGTGTTCTATATCTGGAGCAAGAATATCGGAATTGCACGTTTTTCTGAGtaccctgagattgaaaaaatCACGCCCAAGAAGCTAGAGATAATGGAAGAGTTTATAAAAGGAAAGCTCGTCTTGCCACAGAACAACCAACAAGAAAAGAATGAAGTTAAAGCCGCCAAGGAACCGGAACCAGAACCAGAAGAGGATATGAATGCAATTAAGGCACTACCACCACCAGAAGCATCCATTTCTGAGGCACCGGCAAAAGAGGAGCCAAAGAAAGAGCCAGAAGTAGAAAAACCTGTGCAAATGGAAGCTAATTTGTTGAATTTAGGAGACCAAACCATAACTTGTGAAGACCAGGGAGACAAACTGGCCTTGGCTTTGTTTGATGGAGCTTTACCAGCAGCAACAGGTGCAACCCAAGCACTTCCATGGCATGCATTCGACGAAGCAGAAGATTGGGAGACGGCATTGGTCCAATCAGGTAGCAACTTATCGAACCAGAAGCCTGCATTGGGTGGTGGCTTTGACACATTAGTGTTGAATGGCATGTACCAACGAGCAGAAATGACAACATCAATGCAAGGACCTGGTTATGGGGTGAGTGGAAGTGCTAGCAGTGTGGCACTTGGTTCAGCTGGAAGGCCTGCAGTGCTAGCATTGCCAGCGCCACCAACATCTGGCAGTGGTTTGAGTTCCGGCAGTGTAGATCCCTTTGCAGCCTCTCTATCTATGGCACCACCGTCTTATGTGCAAATGTCGGAGATAGAGAAGAAACAGAAGTTGTTGCTTGAAGAACAATTAATGTGGCAGCAATTTGAAATGGATCGTAGCCAAGGTCAAGCTGCATTCTTGAAGCAGCAGCATCAACAACATAATAAAAATCCTTATTTCGGAGGTTATCCCCAGAATTATGGCAATTATCAACGTTAA